The DNA window GCATCTACGGGGTGGTGCACTTCAAGAACCGCGCTATCGGCGTGTTACCACTGGACGGGGAGGGCTGTACCTGGCTGGTGGGTCAATATCGCTACACGCTCAACAGCTATTCATGGGAAATCCCCGAAGGCGGTGGCAGGCTGGACGAGGAACCGTTAGCGGCGGCGCAGCGCGAGCTGAAGGAAGAAACGGGCATGGAGGCGGACGAGTGGCGCGAAATCCTGCGGATGCACCTGTCGAACTCCGTGACAGACGAACTGGCGATTGTGTACCTGGCGCGTGGGCTGCGCATGGGCATGGCGCAACCGGAGGATACCGAGCAGCTGCAGGTGCGTCGGGTGCCTTTCGAGGAGGCGTACCGCATGGTGTGCACAGGCGAAATCACCGACGCTATCAGCGTGGCGGCAATCCTGCGCGCTCAGCTCATGCTACAGAATGGAGACCTTTAGCAGGTAACCGCTTTGCTTCGGTGGCGTCGTTCCTGCGCGTGAGGGTGATCGAGAAATGGTAGGAGTCAGGCAATTGCTATAGTCTTGCAGA is part of the Bacillota bacterium genome and encodes:
- a CDS encoding NUDIX hydrolase; the protein is MEGNPWRTLSSTPVYDNPWISVTEHRVIKPSGGEGIYGVVHFKNRAIGVLPLDGEGCTWLVGQYRYTLNSYSWEIPEGGGRLDEEPLAAAQRELKEETGMEADEWREILRMHLSNSVTDELAIVYLARGLRMGMAQPEDTEQLQVRRVPFEEAYRMVCTGEITDAISVAAILRAQLMLQNGDL